A genomic stretch from Telopea speciosissima isolate NSW1024214 ecotype Mountain lineage chromosome 7, Tspe_v1, whole genome shotgun sequence includes:
- the LOC122668684 gene encoding F-box protein CPR1-like — translation MLTKNLPEDIILVIFSRLPVKSLLRFRSVCKLWYALITDPDFVQMHLSRSLATNTNLILILKRYPKFLYVDLNVCKQEAAVELNCPFKSPIGYRILASCHGLLCMFDDDGVVSDFRKEEVYDTFLWNPSTRTHKKLPFTLVEFPINSYYAHVTAYGFGYDPTTDDYKVIRVLQFYPPDGFFDDTKYIVSEVKEVPLPHFVDDKFHMTIGVLGGQLSILCNFSEVCVELWVMKDYGVKDSWEKQFSIEQPSVLGYFDECIRPICYSKKGEVLLETGPGVEKCSGALVLYDPHKGRASNLTPHDSRHIVSIGSLISLDAKDGAE, via the exons ATGCTAACCAAGAATCTCCCCGAGGACATCATCTTGGTCATTTTTTCAAGGCTTCCGGTGAAGTCTCTTTTAAGGTTTAGGAGTGTATGCAAACTGTGGTATGCTCTAATAACCGATCCTGATTTTGTTCAAATGCACCTCAGCAGATCCCTTGCAACCAATACCAACCTCATCCTCATTTTAAAGAGATACCCAAAATTCTTGTATGTGGACTTAAATGTTTGCAAACAAGAAGCGGCGGTAGAACTGAATTGCCCGTTCAAGTCTCCAATAGGATACCGTATATTGGCTTCCTGTCACGGCTTACTATGTATGTTCGACGACGATGGCGTTGTCTCTGATTTCCGAAAAGAAGAAGTGTACGACACATTTCTTTGGAATCCATCTACAAGAACGCATAAGAAGCTGCCCTTTACGCTTGTAGAGTTTCCCATTAATTCCTACTATGCCCATGTCACTGCTTATGGGTTCGGTTACGACCCTACCACCGACGATTACAAGGTGATAAGGGTTTTACAGTTCTATCCTCCTGATGGTTTCTTTGATGACACTAAGTACATTGTCTCGGAGGTGAAG GAGGTGCCACTGCCCCATTTTGTGGACGATAAGTTTCACATGACTATCGGGGTTCTAGGAGGACAACTCAGCATTCTCTGTAACTTCTCCGAGGTCTGTGTTGAGTTGTGGGTGATGAAAGATTATGGCGTGAAGGACTCTTGGGAGAAACAGTTCTCGATCGAACAACCATCGGTATTAGGGTATTTTGATGAGTGCATCAGGCCTATATGCTATTCAAAGAAGGGTGAAGTTCTACTTGAGACAGGTCCAGGGGTGGAGAAGTGTTCAGGAGCGCTGGTGCTTTATGATCCCCATAAAGGAAGGGCTAGTAATCTTACGCCTCATGACAGCAGGCATATAGTAAGCATTGGGAGTCTCATTTCACTTGATGCCAAAGATGGAGctgaataa
- the LOC122669143 gene encoding acetate--CoA ligase CCL3-like isoform X1: MAAEGEIDDLPKNEANYTALTPLWFVDRAALVHPQRISVVHGSLQFTWLQTYQRCRRMASALSKNSVGVGSTVAVIAPNVPAIYEAHFGVPMAGAVLNCVNIRLNAPTIAFLLGHSSAAVVMVDQEFFTLVEKALKIIAEKSKNNFKSPLMIVIGDKSCNAAELKYALDKGAIEYEKFLETGDPDFAWKPPKDEWQSIALGYTSGTTSSPKGVVLSHRGAYLIALSDALIWGMNEGAVYLWTLPMFHCNGWGYPWTLAALCGTNICLRQVSAKAVYSAIAEQGVTHFCAAPVVLNTIINAPKEHTILPLPRVVNVNTAGAAPPPSVLFEMSKRGFRVTHTYGLSETYGPSTVCAWKPEWASLSPEKQAQLNSRQGVRYIGLEGLDVVNQKTMQPVPADGTTLGEIVLRGNLVMKGYLKNPKANQESFENGWFHSGDLGVKHPDGYIEVKDRAKDVIISGGENISSLEVESIIYHHPAVLEVSVVARPDEQWGESPCAFVTLKREVDGSDEQRLAEDIIKFSKSKMPAYWVPKSVVFGPLPKTATGKIQKNLLRAKAKEMGPVKKKSKL; this comes from the exons ATGGCGGCAGAAGGAGAAATCGACGACCTCCCCAAGAACGAAGCGAACTACACTGCCTTAACGCCACTGTGGTTTGTGGATAGAGCTGCTTTAGTTCATCCGCAGAGGATATCCGTCGTTCACGGATCTTTACAGTTCACTTGGCTTCAGACTTATCAGCGATGCCGACGAATGGCTTCTGCGCTATCCAAGAATTCCGTTGGTGTCGGTAGCACG GTAGCTGTAATTGCACCCAATGTCCCAGCCATCTACGAAGCTCACTTTGGAGTTCCAATGGCTGGAGCTGTGCTCAACTGTGTCAACATTCGACTTAATGCACCGACAATCGCTTTCCTTCTGGGACATTCGTCAGCTGCAGTTGTAATGGTTGACCAAGAATTCTTTACCTTGGTAGAGAAAGCCTTAAAAATTATAGCagaaaaaagcaaaaataaTTTTAAGTCCCCACTTATGATTGTCATAGGTGATAAAAGCTGTAACGCAGCAGAACTCAAATATGCTTTAGATAAGGGGGCCATAGAATACGAGAAGTTTTTGGAAACTGGTGACCCTGACTTTGCCTGGAAACCCCCGAAAGATGAGTGGCAGAGCATTGCTTTGGGTTATACTTCTGGGACAACATCCAGTCCAAAGGGGGTGGTATTGAGCCACCGAGGGGCATATTTGATAGCTCTAAGTGATGCTCTTATATGGGGAATGAATGAAGGAGCTGTATACCTCTGGACTCTTCCGATGTTCCACTGTAATGGTTGGGGTTACCCTTGGACACTTGCGGCTCTCTGTGGGACAAATATTTGCCTTCGCCAG GTATCAGCCAAGGCTGTCTACTCAGCAATAGCTGAGCAAGGTGTGACCCATTTCTGTGCTGCTCCTGTGGTTCTCAACACCATAATCAATGCTCCTAAAGAGCATACTATCCTACCCCTCCCCCGCGTTGTCAATGTAAACACGGCTGGTGCAGCACCACCCCCGTCTGTTCTGTTTGAGATGTCCAAGCGTGGGTTCCGTGTCACCCACACCTATGGTCTCTCGGAGACCTATGGCCCCTCCACCGTATGTGCCTGGAAGCCTGAGTGGGCCTCGCTATCCCCTGAGAAGCAAGCCCAGCTTAATTCTCGCCAGGGTGTCCGTTACATTGGTTTGGAAGGCCTTGATGTTGTTAACCAAAAAACAATGCAACCTGTCCCAGCTGATGGTACTACTCTTGGAGAGATAGTGTTGCGTGGTAATTTGGTGATGAAGGGGTATTTGAAGAACCCAAAAGCCAACCAAGAGTCATTTGAGAATGGATGGTTCCATAGCGGCGACCTGGGTGTGAAACACCCTGATGGGTACATAGAGGTGAAGGACAGGGCGAAGGATGTCATCATATCTGGGGGTGAGAACATAAGCAGCTTGGAGGTAGAGAGTATTATATATCATCACCCTGCAGTCTTAGAGGTATCAGTAGTGGCAAGGCCAGATGAGCAGTGGGGAGAGTCCCCTTGTGCTTTTGTGACATTGAAGAGAGAAGTGGATGGATCAGATGAACAAAGATTGGCTGAGGATATAATTAAGTTTAGTAAGTCGAAGATGCCAGCATATTGGGTTCCTAAGTCTGTGGTATTTGGTCCCTTGCCGAAGACGGCCACAgggaaaatacagaaaaatttGCTGAGGGCCAAGGCTAAGGAGATGGGACCTGTAAAGAAGAAGAGTAAACTCTAA
- the LOC122669143 gene encoding acetate--CoA ligase CCL3-like isoform X2, producing MICSSSMAAEGEIDDLPKNEANYTALTPLWFVDRAALVHPQRISVVHGSLQFTWLQTYQRCRRMASALSKNSVGVGSTVAVIAPNVPAIYEAHFGVPMAGAVLNCVNIRLNAPTIAFLLGHSSAAVVMVDQEFFTLVEKALKIIAEKSKNNFKSPLMIVIGDKSCNAAELKYALDKGAIEYEKFLETGDPDFAWKPPKDEWQSIALGYTSGTTSSPKGVVLSHRGAYLIALSDALIWGMNEGAVYLWTLPMFHCNGWGYPWTLAALCGTNICLRQVSAKAVYSAIAEQGVTHFCAAPVVLNTIINAPKEHTILPLPRVVNVNTAGAAPPPSVLFEMSKRGFRVTHTYGLSETYGPSTVCAWKPEWASLSPEKQAQLNSRQGVRYIGLEGLDVVNQKTMQPVPADGTTLGEIVLRGNLVMKGYLKNPKANQESFENGWFHSGDLGVKHPDGYIEVKDRAKDVIISGGENISSLEVESIIYHHPAVLEVSVVARPDEQWGESPCAFVTLKREVDGSDEQRLAEDIIKFSKSKMPAYWVPKSVVFGPLPKTATGKIQKNLLRAKAKEMGPVKKKSKL from the exons atttgtagTTCATCGATGGCGGCAGAAGGAGAAATCGACGACCTCCCCAAGAACGAAGCGAACTACACTGCCTTAACGCCACTGTGGTTTGTGGATAGAGCTGCTTTAGTTCATCCGCAGAGGATATCCGTCGTTCACGGATCTTTACAGTTCACTTGGCTTCAGACTTATCAGCGATGCCGACGAATGGCTTCTGCGCTATCCAAGAATTCCGTTGGTGTCGGTAGCACG GTAGCTGTAATTGCACCCAATGTCCCAGCCATCTACGAAGCTCACTTTGGAGTTCCAATGGCTGGAGCTGTGCTCAACTGTGTCAACATTCGACTTAATGCACCGACAATCGCTTTCCTTCTGGGACATTCGTCAGCTGCAGTTGTAATGGTTGACCAAGAATTCTTTACCTTGGTAGAGAAAGCCTTAAAAATTATAGCagaaaaaagcaaaaataaTTTTAAGTCCCCACTTATGATTGTCATAGGTGATAAAAGCTGTAACGCAGCAGAACTCAAATATGCTTTAGATAAGGGGGCCATAGAATACGAGAAGTTTTTGGAAACTGGTGACCCTGACTTTGCCTGGAAACCCCCGAAAGATGAGTGGCAGAGCATTGCTTTGGGTTATACTTCTGGGACAACATCCAGTCCAAAGGGGGTGGTATTGAGCCACCGAGGGGCATATTTGATAGCTCTAAGTGATGCTCTTATATGGGGAATGAATGAAGGAGCTGTATACCTCTGGACTCTTCCGATGTTCCACTGTAATGGTTGGGGTTACCCTTGGACACTTGCGGCTCTCTGTGGGACAAATATTTGCCTTCGCCAG GTATCAGCCAAGGCTGTCTACTCAGCAATAGCTGAGCAAGGTGTGACCCATTTCTGTGCTGCTCCTGTGGTTCTCAACACCATAATCAATGCTCCTAAAGAGCATACTATCCTACCCCTCCCCCGCGTTGTCAATGTAAACACGGCTGGTGCAGCACCACCCCCGTCTGTTCTGTTTGAGATGTCCAAGCGTGGGTTCCGTGTCACCCACACCTATGGTCTCTCGGAGACCTATGGCCCCTCCACCGTATGTGCCTGGAAGCCTGAGTGGGCCTCGCTATCCCCTGAGAAGCAAGCCCAGCTTAATTCTCGCCAGGGTGTCCGTTACATTGGTTTGGAAGGCCTTGATGTTGTTAACCAAAAAACAATGCAACCTGTCCCAGCTGATGGTACTACTCTTGGAGAGATAGTGTTGCGTGGTAATTTGGTGATGAAGGGGTATTTGAAGAACCCAAAAGCCAACCAAGAGTCATTTGAGAATGGATGGTTCCATAGCGGCGACCTGGGTGTGAAACACCCTGATGGGTACATAGAGGTGAAGGACAGGGCGAAGGATGTCATCATATCTGGGGGTGAGAACATAAGCAGCTTGGAGGTAGAGAGTATTATATATCATCACCCTGCAGTCTTAGAGGTATCAGTAGTGGCAAGGCCAGATGAGCAGTGGGGAGAGTCCCCTTGTGCTTTTGTGACATTGAAGAGAGAAGTGGATGGATCAGATGAACAAAGATTGGCTGAGGATATAATTAAGTTTAGTAAGTCGAAGATGCCAGCATATTGGGTTCCTAAGTCTGTGGTATTTGGTCCCTTGCCGAAGACGGCCACAgggaaaatacagaaaaatttGCTGAGGGCCAAGGCTAAGGAGATGGGACCTGTAAAGAAGAAGAGTAAACTCTAA